In a single window of the Daphnia carinata strain CSIRO-1 chromosome 4, CSIRO_AGI_Dcar_HiC_V3, whole genome shotgun sequence genome:
- the LOC130695010 gene encoding uncharacterized protein LOC130695010 yields MISTVPLKACFAVLFAVMSIITDPVGAEWDTGDGGVHWHFDCDFSGYDICKQKIAGEQCGRLCINTPGCNHFSHFEGVCYLKNAPMDTARQYKAGCVCGYIPGSGGGSGGVEGTFWAEQSDAGGCQMPQETTRTMQFLALLTVVEGSVHRL; encoded by the exons ATGATATCGACGGTGCCTTTGAAAGCATGTTTTGCAGTTTTGTTTGCCGTGATGTCGATCATTACGGATCCTGTCGGTGCTGAATGGGACACTGGTGACGGTGGAGTCCATTGGCACTTTGATTGTGACTTTAGCGGCTACGATATATGCAAACAAAAGATTGCGGGAGAACAATGTGGTAGACTCTGCATCAACACACCAGGCTGCAATCATTTTAGTCATTTCGAAGGAGTCtgttatttgaaaaatgcGCCGATGGATACTGCCCGTCAGTACAAAGCCGGCTGCGTTTGTGGTTATATTCCAG GAAGCGGTGGTGGAAGCGGAGGAGTCGAGGGAACTTTCTGGGCAGAACAATCGGATGCTGGCGGTTGTCAAATGCCGCAAGAGACGACGCGTACTATGCAATTCTTGGCGTTGTTAACAGTGGTGGAAGGATCAGTTCATCGGCTGTAG
- the LOC130695011 gene encoding titin-like, protein MASEFSKGKTLVVLAIVIGCFAVLWPKIFYPMFQASVAPTTIPQQPIKEPAGALCCGVVFESDANSAAFLTELCSQVLHRRDQIPPDRTLALCHHELMDKCGIDLEDVVKSDVDGAVVDRRLSSKFHGRVRAQNLTRCLEINFGIDENLVRAKKSYHRPSDVFYPRHMRPERPPHLHPDVMHPALREKGRVIPPTRTIEKQAKPGPMPGMRPPMGGAPHIVSPSQGSGGMGILMPIYTIGIVVFFLYTMMKIMFKKPASEEETLPRIKDFHMDAEHRKYLFAEEYCSGVPGAVSEMSVKEYALLQEQQRQLLLQEQRRSRSKTPEVFAKKDEELEPVLEHVCQKTEVIAEESVSKCEPAQEESIVEEIVEEVIIPRSPKMDTDGKPIGQWYLPPGFASGSTASDDDNETGSDDIDLNDADERSLRLAFAALKAQKEEEVDQLRRRLEETERAMERICRQMGNVTDKLSTTAVAELLAPHLSDKTNEELADENDQECRPCQLEEQVSLNTPVEESKESSVPEPVKIAVLQSSQEIQDPVEEEFCRTSTAESESFLRSFVRRLPSERQPSEMEEDVVTENILSATAAPVVETVQEKTEIAVEEKPISEIECVKEETKAQEEQTQVEIQEVVEEVLKCEVESVRESVQKDAVEEKSTQEVESVEDHPVKQEVESAPEPSQPNEEEWCLKDSEIKEESREPEITAVEEEIQETIVTQAESVSESPVVQEEEVSQSYVEEPKPSDPEITSVEEQTNEEGCQLQVEETVQETFVSNVESVAESSVMQEEDIKQSYPEETKQSEAHVTSVEDQTSEEGWLLNDEQTVEKTIASQGESVLETPIMQEEEIKQSYFEETKQSEANVTSVEDQTQEEGWLLSDEDMVEKTNASQVESVLESPVTQEESFVEEMKQPETELAQELTNSKEDEDSLLTTEAIEEVLETKECIQELQPEDSQLMNENTIEEMPTPETKSHVEVVHEQMHKDPILTEETIESEQVDDTESQSQTEPVVEKKTTPEPESQVKVVERKTSDDEHPVAFDEEEIQDGAYQLQSDNTIEEQSTCEAESQVELVHEQTQEECPLLTEKTAEEQSTVELIEQQIEEPESQLPTELMVSEETVTDLESQVEIVDQQLAGEQGQLSTDIAIEEKTSEIESSTVFDEEEAREVCQLQSEVMEENSALDAESPTELVQEDIPEECPSSTRKTVEEQLTSEAELPVELAEEQTAEEECQSYTKLIVEENTVSEPESRVENDDEQVAEEECHLPAETSVEEKTSETLMDSVQESAVQEEPTTVAESQVEFVEEPVHDQENQVHIEEAVDEKHISEIEAQIECLEEENQPETKEKIEELPLSEVESVQETVAHDEKAIQIEEAVEEQFTPEIKSSLEQSFTEEVGQTQSFEETPQSEQTLVQEPSEDSKSEEVEKVNEAPVSISESVQEYIQDESREQIQQTVEELQMSTVESVQEEEKQEACLAEEKLDTKPENEFDQEMSGKQEDDKLQLEETETNQEFTNSEEGESSLMDGETIEEILESDIDCGRDLTIAEDEQTNIEDITEDGLDADTDFVAEIPDMPKDETPNKFEEELILQSTDAVPQESQPKVEEIAIATPCSKLKQQEANATNVRQGSEERKMTVNVCGMDVTACMEDCGKMPTGLLPKVTEKHHVVKHEPHDADRVISVFLDTAIRPDSHLVVSEAECSAEIVPPEQLDLDENEYETSPVVLSGKMTLSVIGMELNAESPEIQEEPLYTVEEPDAAPRVRFSEPTDRVFLIPVDPEEELIPEDSYSRHDEFRTEEEDEQIDNPSVAYRPPTPPLHHLDDNGDAEFLTYEQLEEVGEVDVPADEIEKECHQEIPVPETTETLTEETTEILDTVRSEDSTLLETELPVGVDQSLIDAVESQIISAEEKEALEESKLHVPDVSNYVETIEAIPAVDEHASIGQMVEKIRVAMEESSKTVDDVSSVEEPTQQDETKCTEDETDVSSKDVTFGKDEEYVPTQTTESGRSIQSALDEMVDSIITESIANSVVESLRREECDTLTENVNTSSEKPDDVTEMLSARTDEVPDSETEKALLDADHQIISTSDSAAKAENDFERNREVDEIEHALEQIEVSLHKEEQSRQRTDEEEKNVPNQTAVDSEESEPSISGFIIREDFPEEDETQPMTEEEILQARQEIEEIKKLLADVSSGVVHQSTSQVPTGSLNIVTELAYAMAEEAASAAAASKGSSPDMDEYEVIQSTRPAESSEASLTGAGAIASEKSSSTNNDS, encoded by the exons ATGGCGTCGGAGTTCTCTAAAGGCAAAACACTAGTGGTTTTGGCCATTGTGATCGGCTGTTTCGCTGTCCTTTGGCCGAAGATCTTTTACCCCATGTTCCAGGCTTCGGTGGCACCGACGACGATACCACAGCAGCCGATCAAAGAGCCAGCAG GTGCTCTATGCTGCGGCGTGGTGTTTGAGAGCGACGCCAATTCGGCGGCTTTCCTGACCGAGCTGTGCAGCCAGGTGTTGCACAGGCGTGACCAGATACCGCCGGACAGGACGCTCGCCCTCTGCCACCACGAACTGATGGACAAGTGTGGCATCGACCTGGAAGATGTGGTCAAATCGGACGTGGACGGCGCCGTGGTCGATCGTCGACTCAGCAGCAAGTTCCACGGCCGCGTCCGCGCCCAGAACCTCACCCGCTGTCTGGAAATCAACTTCGGCATCGACGAGAACCTAGTCAGGGCCAAGAAGAGCTACCACAGACCTTCTGATGTTTTCTACCCAC GACACATGCGACCGGAGCGACCTCCGCATTTGCATCCGGACGTCATGCATCCGGCCCTCCGCGAAAAAGGCCGCGTCATACCGCCCACCCGCACCATAGAAAAACAGGCCAAG CCCGGCCCTATGCCGGGAATGCGTCCGCCCATGGGAGGAGCCCCTCACATCGTTTCGCCTTCCCAAGGTTCCGGTGGCATGGGCATCTTAATGCCGATCTATACAATTGGCATCGTCGTTTTCTTCCTCTACACAATGATGAAG ATCATGTTCAAAAAGCCTGCATCTGAAGAAGAAACCCTTCCTCGCATCAAAGATTTCCATATGGATGCAGAGCATCGCAAATACCTTTTTGCAGAAGAGTATTGTTCCGGAGTTCCAGGCGCAGTGTCGGAAATGTCCGTCAAAGAATATGCCCTTCTGCAGGAACAGCAAAGACAATTGTTGCTTCAAGAGCAGAGAAGGAGTCGCTCCAAAACCCCAGAAGTCTTCGCCAAAAAAGATG AAGAATTGGAACCGGTTTTGGAGCACGTGTGTCAAAAGACGGAAGTGATTGCCGAAGAAAGCGTTAGCAAATGCGAACCAGCTCAAGAGGAATCGATAGTAGAAGAGATTGTAGAGGAGGTGATCATCCCGCGTAGCCCCAAAATGGACACGGATGGCAAACCGATTG GTCAATGGTACCTGCCACCAGGATTTGCCAGCGGATCGACTGCCAGCGACGATGACAACGAGACGGGTTCGGATGACATTGATCTCAACGACGCCGACGAAAGATCACTCCGCCTGGCATTTGCCGCACTCAAAGCCCAGA aggaggaagaagtGGATCAACTGCGCCGCAGACTGGAGGAGACTGAACGAGCCATGGAGCGTATCTGTCGCCAGATGGGTAACGTCACTGACAAACTTTCAACTACCGCCGTGGCCGAGCTACTCGCACCGCACCTGTCTGATAAG ACTAACGAAGAACTTGCGGATGAAAACGATCAAGAATGCAGACCGTGCCAATTGGAAGAACAAGTTAGTTTGAATACTCCAGTGGAAGAAAGCAAAGAATCCTCGGTACCCGAGCCGGTCAAGATTGCTGTGCTTCAGAGCTCGCAAGAGATCCAAGATCCAGTTGAAGAGGAGTTTTGCCGAACGTCAACCGCTGAGAGTGAATCATTCCTCCGCTCGTTTGTACGCAGATTACCATCTGAAAGGCAGCCAAGTGAGATGGAAGAAGATGTTGTGACAGAGAACATTCTGTCTGCAACTGCTGCACCTGTAGTTGAAACTGTTCAAGAGAAAACTGAAATAGCAGTCGAAGAAAAGCCAATATCTGAAATTGAATGCGTCAAGGAAGAAACTAAAGCACAGGAAGAACAAACACAAGTTGAAATTCAAGAAGTGGTTGAAGAGGTACTAAAATGCGAAGTTGAATCTGTTCGAGAGTCAGTGCAAAAAGATGCAGTCGAAGAGAAATCTACCCAGGAAGTCGAATCTGTTGAGGACCATCCTGTCAAGCAAGAGGTAGAATCTGCACCTGAACCTAGTCAGCCAAACGAGGAAGAATGGTGTTTGAAAGACagcgaaataaaagaagaatcacGAGAACCTGAAATCACAGCTGTTGAAGAAGAGATACAAGAAACAATTGTAACACAAGCGGAATCTGTATCGGAGTCACCTGTCGTACAAGAGGAGGAAGTCAGCCAATCTTATGTCGAAGAACCGAAACCATCGGATCCAGAAATCACGTCAGTAGAAGAACAGACAAACGAAGAGGGATGCCAGTTACAAGTTGAAGAAACTGTTCAAGAAACGTTCGTATCAAACGTGGAGTCTGTAGCGGAATCATCTGTTATGCAAGAAGAAGACATTAAACAATCTTATCCCGAAGAAACGAAACAATCGGAGGCACACGTCACATCTGTTGAAGATCAGACATCAGAAGAGGGATGGTTGTTGAATGACGAGCAAACTGTTGAAAAAACCATTGCATCACAAGGGGAGTCTGTCCTGGAGACACCTATCATGCAAGAAGAAGAGATTAAACAATCTTATTTCGAAGAAACCAAACAATCGGAGGCAAACGTCACATCTGTTGAAGATCAGACACAAGAAGAGGGATGGCTTTTAAGTGATGAGGATATGGTTGAAAAAACCAATGCATCACAAGTGGAGTCTGTACTGGAGTCACCTGTCACACAAGAAGAATCTTTTGtcgaagaaatgaaacaaccaGAAACAGAACTTGCTCAGGAGCTTACTAATTCTAAAGAGGATGAGGACAGCCTGCTCACTACTGAAGCCATTGAAGAAGTGCTGGAAACCAAGGAGTGCATCCAAGAACTCCAGCCAGAGGACAGCCAATTGATGAATGAGAACACCATTGAAGAGATGCCCACACCTGAAACTAAATCCCACGTCGAAGTTGTTCACGAACAAATGCATAAGGATCCTATTCTGACTGAGGAAACTATTGAATCTGAACAGGTTGATGACACGGAAAGCCAGTCACAGACAGAGCCGGTAGTCGAGAAGAAGACTACACCTGAACCAGAATCCCAAGTCAAAGtcgttgaaagaaaaacatctgATGATGAACATCCGGTCGCCTTTGATGAAGAAGAGATTCAAGACGGCGCATACCAGTTGCAGTCTGATAACACTATCGAAGAACAGTCGACGTGTGAAGCTGAATCTCAAGTTGAATTAGTCCATGAACAGACACAAGAGGAATGTCCGTTGTTGACTGAAAAAACAGCCGAAGAGCAGTCTACAGTTGAATTGATTGAACAGCAGATAGAAGAGCCGGAATCCCAATTGCCGACAGAGCTGATGGTTTCGGAGGAGACTGTAACTGATCTAGAATCCCAAGTCGAAATTGTTGACCAACAGTTGGCTGGCGAACAAGGTCAGTTGTCTACTGACATTGCTATCGAAGAGAAGACATCTGAAATTGAATCTTCAACCGTCTTTGATGAGGAAGAGGCACGTGAGGTTTGCCAGTTGCAGTCTGAGGTTATGGAAGAAAATTCGGCACTTGATGCAGAATCTCCAACGGAATTGGTTCAGGAAGACATACCAGAGGAATGCCCATCGTCCACTAGGAAAACTGTTGAAGAGCAGCTTACATCTGAAGCCGAATTACCAGTTGAATTGGCTGAGGAACAGACTGCAGAGGAAGAATGCCAGTCGTACACAAAGCTCATTGTCGAAGAAAATACTGTTTCTGAACCGGAATCCCGAGTCGAAAACGACGATGAACAGGTTGCTGAAGAAGAATGTCATTTACCAGCGGAGACTTCTGTCGAAGAGAAAACATCTGAAACTCTAATGGATTCGGTACAAGAGAGTGCTGTTCAAGAGGAACCCACAACTGTTGCTGAATCCCAGGTGGAATTTGTTGAAGAGCCGGTCCACGACCAAGAAAACCAGGTGCATATCGAAGAAGCTGTTGATGAGAAACATATTTCTGAAATTGAAGCTCAAATTGAGTGTCTTGAAGAGGAAAATCAACCtgaaactaaagaaaaaattgaagaattgCCACTATCTGAAGTTGAATCTGTTCAGGAGACAGTGGCCCACGATGAAAAGGCTATCCAAATTGAAGAAGCAGTTGAGGAGCAATTTACACCAGAAATCAAATCTTCCCTCGAACAATCTTTCACAGAAGAAGTAGGCCAAACCCAATCTTTCGAGGAAACTCCTCAATCAGAACAGACACTTGTTCAGGAGCCCTCAGAAGACAGCAAATCTGAAGAGGTTGAAAAAGTTAACGAAGCACCTGTATCCATTTCAGAATCTGTTCAAGAATACATACAAGATGAGAGTCGGGAGCAAATTCAGCAAACTGTTGAAGAGTTGCAAATGTCAACAGTTGAATCTGTCCaggaagaggaaaaacagGAAGCCTGTCTCGCTGAAGAAAAATTAGACACAAAAcctgaaaatgaatttgatcAGGAAATGTCTGGTAAACAAGAAGATGATAAATTGCAGTTAGAAGAAACAGAAACCAATCAGGAGTTTACCAATTCGGAAGAGGGAGAAAGCAGCTTGATGGACGGTGAAACAATCGAGGAAATATTAGAATCCGACATCGACTGTGGCCGAGATCTAACAATCGCAGAAGatgaacaaacaaatattgaaGATATTACTGAAGATGGATTGGATGCCGATACCGATTTTGTTGCTGAAATACCTGATATGCCGAAAGACGAAACTCCGAATAAATTTGAAGAAGAACTTATTTTGCAATCAACGGACGCAGTGCCACAGGAAAGCCAACCTAAAGTTGAAGAAATTGCCATTGCTACTCCTTGCAGTAAACTTAAGCAACAGGAAGCCAATGCAACTAATGTTCGTCAAGGATCAGAGGAACGTAAAATGACCGTAAACGTTTGTGGCATGGATGTTACAGCGTGCATGGAAGACTGCGGAAAGATGCCGACTGGTTTGCTGCCTAAAGTAACAGAAAAACACCACGTAGTTAAACACGAACCCCACGACGCGGACAGGGTCATTTCCGTATTTCTGGATACAGCCATCAGACCCGACAGCCATCTAGTCGTCTCCGAGGCTGAATGCTCCGCCGAAATTGTTCCTCCAGAGCAGCTGGATCTCGATGAAAACGAGTACGAAACGAGTCCAGTTGTCTTGTCAGGAAAGATGACGCTTTCTGTGATCGGAATGGAACTCAATGCAGAATCTCCTGAAATTCAGGAAGAACCGCTTTACACCGTCGAGGAACCTGATGCAGCTCCCCGTGTTCGATTTTCCGAGCCGACTGACAGAGTCTTTTTGATACCAGTCGATCCAGAGGAAGAGTTGATTCCAGAAGACTCATACTCACGACATGACGAATTTAGAACAGAAGAAGAGGACGAGCAGATTGATAATCCATCCGTGGCGTATCGGCCTCCTACACCCCCTCTTCATCATCTGGATGATAACGGTGATGCAGAATTTTTAACTTATGAACAGCTAGAAGAAGTTGGTGAGGTGGATGTCCCTGCtgacgaaattgaaaaagaatgtcACCAGGAAATTCCAGTTCCGGAAACTACCGAAACTTTGACGGAAGAGACAACAGAAATATTAGACACTGTTCGTTCAGAAGATTCAACTTTACTAGAGACCGAATTACCTGTAGGAGTTGATCAATCGTTGATAGACGCCGTGGAGTCACAAATCATTTCAgccgaagaaaaagaagctttagAGGAAAGCAAACTTCACGTTCCAGACGTGTCTAATTATGTAGAGACCATCGAAGCTATTCCAGCCGTCGACGAACACGCTAGCATTGGACAAATGGTTGAAAAAATCAGGGTAGCTATGGAAGAATCTTCTAAAACTGTGGATGACGTGTCGTCGGTGGAAGAACCCACACAGCAAGACGAGACCAAATGTACTGAAGACGAAACAGATGTGTCATCAAAAGATGTTACCTTTGGTAAGGACGAAGAATACGTCCCAACGCAGACTACTGAATCTGGACGATCCATACAAAGTGCTCTTGATGAAATGGTGGATTCTATCATCACAGAATCCATAGCAAATTCCGTTGTCGAGTCTCTTCGCCGAGAAGAATGTGATACGTTGACTGAGAATGTCAACACGAGTTCGGAAAAGCCAGATGATGTTACCGAAATGCTATCGGCCAGGACAGATGAAGTGCCGGATTCAGAAACCGAAAAAGCCCTCCTCGATGCAGACCATCAAATCATATCTACATCAGACTCGGCTGCAAAAGCAGAAAATGATTTCGAGCGAAATCGCGAAGTGGATGAAATAGAACACGCCCTGGAACAGATCGAAGTGAGCCTACACAAAGAGGAACAATCAAGGCAAAGGACAGATGAGGAGGAGAAAAATGTACCCAACCAAACAGCGGTGGATAGCGAAGAATCGGAGCCATCAATTAGCGGCTTTATCATTCGTGAAGATTTCCCGGAAGAAGACGAAACACAGCCCATGACTGAAGAAGAGATCCTGCAAGCTCGACAGGAAATCGAAGAGATCAAAAAACTATTGGCTGATGTTTCCTCTGGGGTAGTCCATCAATCAACATCCCAAGTACCCACTGGATCTTTGAACATCGTCACAGAATTGGCTTAT GCTATGGCTGAAGAAGCTGCTTCAGCAGCTGCTGCAAGCAAAGGGTCATCACCTGATATGGATGAATATGAAGTCATTCAGTCAACCAGGCCAGCAGAATCATCAGAAGCTTCACTCACAGGGGCAGGTGCCATTGCATCAGAAAAGTCTTCTTCCACAAACAACGACAGTTAA
- the LOC130695008 gene encoding CCR4-NOT transcription complex subunit 11-like, producing MSALSVKDLNQLLTILDAENVANQSVEALASQLGVFNKQEYFKVGNALVMLLQNADLLPSPSQRLAAVLLLHELFKPDAQNFHPFSSVFVQLLADESLSAKRPESYRLPKLSPPEKIYLSHLITNPQKDMYKKTLRQILNLETTNSMADISALQTSVSERLSEYTLESKSRVPAVLSMPDIRSGFEPILPDSSAIKKTAEALVSGPNAAVQQSVSPEFVRLAPPIFCPDELVWLDPIGESDYMIAYDTTVCIPRGAGSEARRLISQAFTGSLTLLQQNRLLSELERDSRLVYHVGITPNKLPALVENNPLIAIEVLLRLMQSSQITEYLSVLVNMEMSLHSMEVVNRLTTAVELPTEFVHLYISNCISTCETIKDRYMQNRLVRLVCVFLQSLIRNKIINVQELFIEVQAFCIGFSRIREAAALFRLLKQLDSGDQSGLNTTSSIATFPGLSSLSAPSFNSQASPVASAAKGKGE from the exons atgtcGGCATTGTCTGTCAAGGACTTAAACCAATTGTTAAC taTCTTAGATGCCGAAAACGTCGCCAACCAAAGTGTTGAGGCCCTGGCATCTCAGTTGGGAGTTTTCAACAAACAAGAATACTTCAAAG TTGGTAACGCGTTAGTTATGCTTCTTCAGAATGCAGATCTGCTACCATCACCATCACAGAGACTGGCTGCAGTGTTATTGCTGCATGAGCTTTTCAAGCCAGACGCTCAAAATTTCCATCCATTCTCCTCAGTTTTTGTACAGCTACTT GCTGACGAATCTTTATCAGCAAAGAGACCAGAGTCATACAGACTACCAAAACTAAGCCCCCCAGAAAAGATTTATTTATCACACCTCATAACTAATCCACAGAAAGAT ATGTACAAAAAAACTCTACGACAGATATTGAATTTGGAGACCACAAACTCAATGGCTGATATTTCAGCCCTTCAAACAAGTGTTTCAGAACGACTTTCTGAGTATACTTTAGAAAGCAAAAGTAGAGTGCCAGCTGTCCTCTCTATGCCTGACATCCGATCTGGCTTCGAACCCATACTTCCGGATAGCAGTGCAATCAAGAAGACGGCCGAAGCTCTCGTAAGCGGACCTAACGCCGCTGTTCAACAGTCTGTGAGCCCAGAATTTGTTCGCTTGGCCCCTCCTATATTTTGTCCAGACGAACTTGTCTGGCTCGACCCGATCGGTGAATCCGACTACATGATCGCGTACGACACCACAGTTTGCATACCTAGAGGGGCTGGATCAGAAGCTCGTCGATTGATTTCGCAAGCCTTTACCGGTTCCTTGACTTTACTTCAACAGAACAGACTGCTAAGTGAATTAGAGAGAGATTCTCGTCTAGTCTATCATGTCGGAATCACTCCAAACAAA CTACCTGCCCTAGTGGAGAACAACCCACTTATCGCTATTGAGGTGCTTCTCCGACTGATGCAGTCTTCCCAAATAACGGAATATCTGAGCGTACTCGTTAATATGGAAATGTCTTTGCACTCGATGGAAGTAGTCAACCGATTGACGACAGCCGTTGAATTACCAACTGAATTCGTCCATCTATACATCTCGAATTGCATTTCGACCTGCGAAACAATCAAAGATCGCTATATGCAGAACCGTTTGGTTCGTTTAGTTTGTGTCTTCTTGCAGTCACTCATTCGCAATAAGATAATTAACGTTCAG GAGCTGTTTATTGAAGTGCAAGCATTTTGTATTGGCTTCAGTCGCATTCGCGAAGCAGCTGCCTTGTTTCGTCTGCTCAAACAACTCGACAGTGGTGATCAAAGTGGCCTCAATACCACTTCGTCCATCGCTACTTTTCCCGGCCTGTCCTCACTCTCAGCCCCTTCGTTCAATTCTCAGGCATCACCTGTTGCATCAGCTGCCAAAGGTAAAGGGGAataa